One genomic window of Motacilla alba alba isolate MOTALB_02 chromosome 1, Motacilla_alba_V1.0_pri, whole genome shotgun sequence includes the following:
- the STYXL2 gene encoding serine/threonine/tyrosine-interacting-like protein 2 isoform X1, which produces MASGRDSDSEPAVPQEEEEEGPDVKAVQAHYLRSPSPSRYSVISDTDTESIFMEPIHLSSSVAAKQIISEELKTKDIRVDSVCPRMLESAQQLMVEDLYNRVKEKIDDTSLFNTPCVMDLQRALVKDRLETPRDAVDEVWPNVFIAEKSVAVNKSRLKRLGITHVLNAAHGTGVYTGASFYNGLNIQYLGIEVDDFPDTDISKYFRPAAEFLDEALLTYRGRILVSSEMGISRSAVLVAAYLMIYHHMTVLEALMTLRKKRAIYPNDGFLKQLRELNEQLLEERELERSGDEDVTPSQSPLPGTGISSRLSGAGDSGSIKGAKAHSITVEEEDTSSILGSFMSSSSVEKTSWVSKHSTLITEEEEEQLYEEWRRKQGLSAKEAGVHHERRTSPKHPDQEEEQSDEDVEWRIHDWQRRNEKYQMAGTAREEDGECSLGGRPYPSGEFSDAESVSSFEIRTLKKQLEASSFSRMRRSRTGSTSSESTWDMWNQRLLEIEKEAAQRYHSRNKTCGERQSPEMGRKERDVDEESVFSDSSCSSFYNFCQKNKDKLTPLERWKVKRIQFGFHKKDLESSSVPSPAEDGSQTGQEETEGKSLSDIDLTAYQAWKMKRQKKVGSESSKEEFVEFAKTEDSASAKKKQRRVELLERSKKILEESQSMCSWETESTMSGSIPLSAFWPSAPSASGADDAASALSMQTNHSSLTQARSCTGATQLQMPNIPLPSLPVGPGDTISMASIQNWIANVVSETIAQKQNEILMLSRPSSAMASLSGDLGRRADDDKVSLLSAQSGSSLAASQLHQQDLHRAESQSVLSCNTSMSTRTDRTASNMKMSQTSKPLYSLFADDVDLKKLRRKEKEMQMEMREKMSDYQIEKVIRDNKRSTLFKKKVTKAEENETEDDRESTTNSHRRPLQADFDRTDAVFDLSSQPPTSGAPKSEVDTDITKWLNGLKAEREPPSYYDQTEKAREKYRSSRVRQMDSETSSYRFCRSQRKELDSCSSYESTGDSLRTMSRFSSASAKEDKKMYKFTRSRVSETNSRGNSPELHVFSQSPEPPFDSESPESSTQSRVRAHHVEACEEEARSDVSECGAKRKFTQSFSKSEEDGKKEAKVEQSEERFASRQVSQYRRSTRKEEEEEMDDDAIIAAWRSRLEETTAKLQRRREE; this is translated from the exons ATGGCCAGCGGCAGAGATTCGGACAGTGAGCCGGCGGTgccccaggaggaggaggaggagggtccAGATGTGAAGGCCGTGCAGGCCCATTACCTGCGCAGCCCCTCGCCCAGCCG GTATTCAGTGATATCAGACACTGACACAGAGAGCATCTTCATGGAGCCAATCCATCTGTCATCTTCTGTGGCTGCCAAACAAATCATCAGTGAAG AGCTGAAGACAAAGGACATCAGGGTGGACTCGGTGTGTCCCAGGATGTTGGAGTCTGCGCAGCAGCTGATGGTGGAAGATCTGTACAACCGAGTTAAGGAAAAGATTGATGACACCAGCTTGTTTAACACGCCGTGTGTGATGGACTTGCAGAGGGCACTTGtgaaggacaggctggagacccccagggatgctgtggatGAAGTCTGGCCTAATGTCTTCATAGCAGAAAA AAGCGTTGCAGTGAACAAAAGCCGTTTGAAGAGACTGGGGATCACTCATGTCCTGAATGCAGCTCATGGCACAGGTGTCTACACAGGAGCAAGTTTCTACAATGGCCTCAATATCCAGTACCTGGGCATTGAAGTGGATGATTTTCCAGATACAGATATCTCCAAATACTTCCGCCCAGCTGCAGAGTTCCTTGACGAAGCCCTGCTGACTTACAGAG GCAGAATCCTTGTCAGCAGTGAGATGGGCATCAGCcgctcagctgtgctggtggctgcctACCTGATGATCTACCACCACATGACCGTTCTGGAGGCTCTGATGACCCTGAGGAAGAAGCGTGCCATCTACCCCAATGACGGCTTCCTGAAGCAGCTGCGCGAGCTCAATGAGCAGCTCTTGGAGGAGCGAGAGCTGGAGCGTTCTGGAGATGAAGATGTGACTCCAAGCCAAAGTCCTCTTCCCGGCACAGGGATTTCTTCACGGCTGTCTGGAGCTGGGGACTCAGGGAGCATCAAGGGAGCCAAAGCCCACTCCATCACAGTAGAAGAAGAGGACACCAGCAGCATTCTGGGTAGTTTTATGAGCTCTTCATCAGTGGAAAAAACTAGCTGGGTTTCCAAACACTCCACCCTGATcactgaggaggaagaggaacaATTGTATGAGGAATGGAGGAGGAAACAAGGCCTATCTGCAAAGGAAGCAGGAGTTCACCATGAAAGAAGAACATCTCCAAAGCATCCGGATCAGGAAGAGGAGCAATCTGATGAGGATGTGGAATGGAGGATCCATGACTGGCAGCGCAGAAATGAGAAATACCAGATGGCAGGTACAGCCAGGGAGGAGGATGGTGAATGCAGCCTGGGAGGAAGACCTTACCCATCAGGTGAATTCAGTGATGCTGAGAGCGTGAGCAGTTTTGAGATCCGAACCCTAAAAAAACAGCTGGAAGCCAGTAGCTTTagcaggatgaggaggagccGCACAGGCTCTACGTCTTCTGAGAGCACCTGGGACATGTGGAATCAGAGGCTTCTGGAGATTGAGAAAGAAGCTGCTCAGAGGTATCATTCTAGGAATAAAACCTGTGGGGAGAGACAATCCCCAGAAatgggaagaaaggagagggaTGTGGATGAGGAGAGTGTGTTTTCAGACTCTTCCTGTAGCTCCTTCTACAATTTCTGCCAAAAGAACAAGGACAAGTTGACTCCTCTAGAAAGGTGGAAGGTCAAGAGGATCCAGTTTGGCTTTCACAAGAAGGATTTAGAATCATCATCTGTGCCATCTCCAGCAGAGGATGGCAGCCAGACAGGTCAGGAGGAAACAGAAGGGAAGAGTTTGTCAGATATTGATCTGACTGCTTACCAGGCTTGGAAAATGAAGCGGCAGAAGAAGGTGGGCAGTGAAAGCAGCAAGGAGGAATTTGTGGAATTTGCCAAAACTGAGGATTCTGCTTCAGCTAAAAAGAAGCAGAGGCGTGTAGAGCTCCTTGAACgttcaaagaaaattttagaagaaaGCCAGTCCATGTGCAGCTGGGAGACAGAGAGTACAATGAGTGGGAGTATTCCCCTGTCAGCTTTCTGGCCTTCAGCACCTTCTGCAAGCGGTGCCGACGATGCAGCTTCTGCCCTGAGCATGCAGACAAATCATTCGTCTTTGACACAGGCCAGGAGTTGTACGGGAGCAACGCAGCTGCAGATGCCAAATATACCCCTTCCCAGTCTCCCAGTTGGCCCAGGTGACACAATATCCATGGCAAGCATTCAGAACTGGATCGCTAACGTGGTCAGTGAAACCATTGCTCAAAAGCAGAATGAGATCCTGATGCTGTCCCGTCCATCGTCCGCCATGGCCTCCCTGTCAGGAGACCTCGGCAGGCGTGCAGATGATGACAAGGTCTCTCTTCTCAGTGCTCAGAGTGGCTCATCTCTCGCTGCCTCTCAGCTCCACCAGCAGGACCTGCACAGGGCTGAGTCTCAGTCTGTGCTGTCTTGCAATACCTCCATGAGCACAAGGACAGACAGGACTGCTTCAAACATGAAGATGAGCCAGACAAGCAAACCACTGTACAGCCTCTTTGCTGATGATGTTGACCTAAAGAAActcaggaggaaggagaaggagatgcaaatggaaatgagagaaaaaatgtcAGACTATCAAATTGAAAAGGTGATCAGAGACAATAAACGCAgcactttatttaaaaagaaggtgaccaaagcagaggaaaatgaaacagaagatgACAGAGAGAGTACAACAAACAGCCACAGGCGTCCCTTGCAAGCAGATTTTGACAGAACTGATGCAGTCTTTGATCTGTCCAGTCAACCTCCAACCTCAGGTGCACCAAAGTCAGAGGTAGATACTGATATTACCAAGTGGCTCAATGGcctgaaagcagaaagagaacCACCATCATATTATGATCAGACTGAGAAAGCTAGAGAGAAATATAGATCATCCAGAGTTAGACAGATGGATTCTGAGACATCCAGTTACAGATTCTGCAGATCCCAAAGAAAAGAGCTAGATAGCTGTTCTTCCTACGAGTCAACAGGAGATTCACTGAGAACCATGTCaagattttcctctgcttctgcaaAAGAGGACAAAAAGATGTACAAGTTCACAAGGTCCAGGGTCAGTGAGACAAATTCCAGAGGaaacagcccagagctgcatgTTTTCAGCCAGTCACCTGAACCCCCCTTTGACTCTGAATCCCCTGAATCATCTACACAGAGCCGAGTTAGAGCTCATCATGTGGAGGCATGTGAAGAGGAGGCCAGGTCAGACGTGTCAGAATGTGGAGCAAAGAGAAAGTTCACCCAGAGCTTTTCAAAGTCTGAAGAGGATGGAAAGAAGGAGGCAAAAGTGGAGCAAAGTGAAGAAAGGTTTGCATCTAGGCAGGTCTCTCAGTACAGGCGAAGCACACgtaaagaagaggaagaagagatggATGATGATGCCATTATTGCTGCTTGGAGAAGCCGACTAGAAGAAACTACAGCAAAGCTCCAGCGGAGAAGGGAAGAGTGA
- the STYXL2 gene encoding serine/threonine/tyrosine-interacting-like protein 2 isoform X2, giving the protein MGISRSAVLVAAYLMIYHHMTVLEALMTLRKKRAIYPNDGFLKQLRELNEQLLEERELERSGDEDVTPSQSPLPGTGISSRLSGAGDSGSIKGAKAHSITVEEEDTSSILGSFMSSSSVEKTSWVSKHSTLITEEEEEQLYEEWRRKQGLSAKEAGVHHERRTSPKHPDQEEEQSDEDVEWRIHDWQRRNEKYQMAGTAREEDGECSLGGRPYPSGEFSDAESVSSFEIRTLKKQLEASSFSRMRRSRTGSTSSESTWDMWNQRLLEIEKEAAQRYHSRNKTCGERQSPEMGRKERDVDEESVFSDSSCSSFYNFCQKNKDKLTPLERWKVKRIQFGFHKKDLESSSVPSPAEDGSQTGQEETEGKSLSDIDLTAYQAWKMKRQKKVGSESSKEEFVEFAKTEDSASAKKKQRRVELLERSKKILEESQSMCSWETESTMSGSIPLSAFWPSAPSASGADDAASALSMQTNHSSLTQARSCTGATQLQMPNIPLPSLPVGPGDTISMASIQNWIANVVSETIAQKQNEILMLSRPSSAMASLSGDLGRRADDDKVSLLSAQSGSSLAASQLHQQDLHRAESQSVLSCNTSMSTRTDRTASNMKMSQTSKPLYSLFADDVDLKKLRRKEKEMQMEMREKMSDYQIEKVIRDNKRSTLFKKKVTKAEENETEDDRESTTNSHRRPLQADFDRTDAVFDLSSQPPTSGAPKSEVDTDITKWLNGLKAEREPPSYYDQTEKAREKYRSSRVRQMDSETSSYRFCRSQRKELDSCSSYESTGDSLRTMSRFSSASAKEDKKMYKFTRSRVSETNSRGNSPELHVFSQSPEPPFDSESPESSTQSRVRAHHVEACEEEARSDVSECGAKRKFTQSFSKSEEDGKKEAKVEQSEERFASRQVSQYRRSTRKEEEEEMDDDAIIAAWRSRLEETTAKLQRRREE; this is encoded by the coding sequence ATGGGCATCAGCcgctcagctgtgctggtggctgcctACCTGATGATCTACCACCACATGACCGTTCTGGAGGCTCTGATGACCCTGAGGAAGAAGCGTGCCATCTACCCCAATGACGGCTTCCTGAAGCAGCTGCGCGAGCTCAATGAGCAGCTCTTGGAGGAGCGAGAGCTGGAGCGTTCTGGAGATGAAGATGTGACTCCAAGCCAAAGTCCTCTTCCCGGCACAGGGATTTCTTCACGGCTGTCTGGAGCTGGGGACTCAGGGAGCATCAAGGGAGCCAAAGCCCACTCCATCACAGTAGAAGAAGAGGACACCAGCAGCATTCTGGGTAGTTTTATGAGCTCTTCATCAGTGGAAAAAACTAGCTGGGTTTCCAAACACTCCACCCTGATcactgaggaggaagaggaacaATTGTATGAGGAATGGAGGAGGAAACAAGGCCTATCTGCAAAGGAAGCAGGAGTTCACCATGAAAGAAGAACATCTCCAAAGCATCCGGATCAGGAAGAGGAGCAATCTGATGAGGATGTGGAATGGAGGATCCATGACTGGCAGCGCAGAAATGAGAAATACCAGATGGCAGGTACAGCCAGGGAGGAGGATGGTGAATGCAGCCTGGGAGGAAGACCTTACCCATCAGGTGAATTCAGTGATGCTGAGAGCGTGAGCAGTTTTGAGATCCGAACCCTAAAAAAACAGCTGGAAGCCAGTAGCTTTagcaggatgaggaggagccGCACAGGCTCTACGTCTTCTGAGAGCACCTGGGACATGTGGAATCAGAGGCTTCTGGAGATTGAGAAAGAAGCTGCTCAGAGGTATCATTCTAGGAATAAAACCTGTGGGGAGAGACAATCCCCAGAAatgggaagaaaggagagggaTGTGGATGAGGAGAGTGTGTTTTCAGACTCTTCCTGTAGCTCCTTCTACAATTTCTGCCAAAAGAACAAGGACAAGTTGACTCCTCTAGAAAGGTGGAAGGTCAAGAGGATCCAGTTTGGCTTTCACAAGAAGGATTTAGAATCATCATCTGTGCCATCTCCAGCAGAGGATGGCAGCCAGACAGGTCAGGAGGAAACAGAAGGGAAGAGTTTGTCAGATATTGATCTGACTGCTTACCAGGCTTGGAAAATGAAGCGGCAGAAGAAGGTGGGCAGTGAAAGCAGCAAGGAGGAATTTGTGGAATTTGCCAAAACTGAGGATTCTGCTTCAGCTAAAAAGAAGCAGAGGCGTGTAGAGCTCCTTGAACgttcaaagaaaattttagaagaaaGCCAGTCCATGTGCAGCTGGGAGACAGAGAGTACAATGAGTGGGAGTATTCCCCTGTCAGCTTTCTGGCCTTCAGCACCTTCTGCAAGCGGTGCCGACGATGCAGCTTCTGCCCTGAGCATGCAGACAAATCATTCGTCTTTGACACAGGCCAGGAGTTGTACGGGAGCAACGCAGCTGCAGATGCCAAATATACCCCTTCCCAGTCTCCCAGTTGGCCCAGGTGACACAATATCCATGGCAAGCATTCAGAACTGGATCGCTAACGTGGTCAGTGAAACCATTGCTCAAAAGCAGAATGAGATCCTGATGCTGTCCCGTCCATCGTCCGCCATGGCCTCCCTGTCAGGAGACCTCGGCAGGCGTGCAGATGATGACAAGGTCTCTCTTCTCAGTGCTCAGAGTGGCTCATCTCTCGCTGCCTCTCAGCTCCACCAGCAGGACCTGCACAGGGCTGAGTCTCAGTCTGTGCTGTCTTGCAATACCTCCATGAGCACAAGGACAGACAGGACTGCTTCAAACATGAAGATGAGCCAGACAAGCAAACCACTGTACAGCCTCTTTGCTGATGATGTTGACCTAAAGAAActcaggaggaaggagaaggagatgcaaatggaaatgagagaaaaaatgtcAGACTATCAAATTGAAAAGGTGATCAGAGACAATAAACGCAgcactttatttaaaaagaaggtgaccaaagcagaggaaaatgaaacagaagatgACAGAGAGAGTACAACAAACAGCCACAGGCGTCCCTTGCAAGCAGATTTTGACAGAACTGATGCAGTCTTTGATCTGTCCAGTCAACCTCCAACCTCAGGTGCACCAAAGTCAGAGGTAGATACTGATATTACCAAGTGGCTCAATGGcctgaaagcagaaagagaacCACCATCATATTATGATCAGACTGAGAAAGCTAGAGAGAAATATAGATCATCCAGAGTTAGACAGATGGATTCTGAGACATCCAGTTACAGATTCTGCAGATCCCAAAGAAAAGAGCTAGATAGCTGTTCTTCCTACGAGTCAACAGGAGATTCACTGAGAACCATGTCaagattttcctctgcttctgcaaAAGAGGACAAAAAGATGTACAAGTTCACAAGGTCCAGGGTCAGTGAGACAAATTCCAGAGGaaacagcccagagctgcatgTTTTCAGCCAGTCACCTGAACCCCCCTTTGACTCTGAATCCCCTGAATCATCTACACAGAGCCGAGTTAGAGCTCATCATGTGGAGGCATGTGAAGAGGAGGCCAGGTCAGACGTGTCAGAATGTGGAGCAAAGAGAAAGTTCACCCAGAGCTTTTCAAAGTCTGAAGAGGATGGAAAGAAGGAGGCAAAAGTGGAGCAAAGTGAAGAAAGGTTTGCATCTAGGCAGGTCTCTCAGTACAGGCGAAGCACACgtaaagaagaggaagaagagatggATGATGATGCCATTATTGCTGCTTGGAGAAGCCGACTAGAAGAAACTACAGCAAAGCTCCAGCGGAGAAGGGAAGAGTGA